The nucleotide sequence CCCGGGGTAAAATCGGGATTGCCCCAATAGGCGCCAAATAGGCGCAATAGGCTGGGATACCCAGTTGCTTAGTCACCACCCGCCAGGCAAACCTCAAAGGTGCTATAAGTGGATCCTGGCGGACCGTGAGGGCTAACTCACTCTGAGGACACATAAGGACAAAGTGAGGGTCCATCGGGTCAAGTAAAGTTTGGTCAGCCAACAGAACGACAGAATTGGAGGTCCCCAATACCCAGTCCCGAACAATGCGTAAATTCGCAGCTACCGAATAGCGCAACAAATCTGGGACTCCCATTCCCCCAGACCCCCACTTCGACTTTAGCCAATTCAGGGGAATGCGTGCTTTCTTGCCCCTCCAGAGAAATGCTCTCAGCATGGTGTCAAAACTCCTGAAATCTCTCCTTGcaatcaggaaaggaaaattttgcAGTACGTAAAGCCATTTGGGTAAAATGATCAATTTGAATAAATTAATGCGCCCCCCCAGGGAAATCGGAAGTTCCCCCCACAAGGCTAATTTGTCACGCGTCGTAGTTAGTAATTTAGTGACATTTAAGGAATAAAACGTAGTGGGATCCGTGGAGATAAAAATCCCCAGATACTTGAATGAACTACCCGCAGCCTTTAAGGGAAAAATCCCCTGCCAATTCGCAATCAGTGTGGGTGGGAACCCCAAGGCCTCTGATTTGTCCCAATTGATGCATAATCCAGAGAAGGTCCCATAGTCCCCAAACAAGGCCAGGAGAGCCGGCAGGGAGCGTTCGGGAGAGGTCAGAAAAACCAAGACGTCATCTGCAAAGGCAGAGTACTTATAAACCTCCTTTGCCTTGTGATGATAGAATTGGACGCCTCTGATGGTAGGGGTGGCTTGCAGCGCGAGCAATAAGGGTTCCAAAGTTAGCAAGAATAAAAGAGGGGACAACGGGCAGCCCTGTCTGGTACCTCTCTGTATAGGAAATGGGGCAGATAACATCCCATTCACCGAAATCCTTGCTTGAGGATGACTATAAAGTAATTGTATAGCCTGTAGAAAAAATCCCTGAAACCCCATGCCAGTAAGAATCTGAAACAAAAACCCCCACTCGACCCTGTCGAAGGCTTTGTCGGCATCTAGGCTGACTACCAAAAAGGGAAGTCGTGTCCTGCGACAGAGtgtataaaaatttgaaataaataaataaataaattgcggCTGTAATCCATCTAATATTCGTCAGGGCATATTGTCGTTTAACAAATCCCACCTGTCCCGGTTTAACCAGGCCAGGTAGTAATGCTCCCAAACGATCGGCCAATATGGTGGCAAGCAGTTTGTTATCTACATTTAACAGGGATATAGGCCTGTAAGCCGTAGGTTCCAATAGATCCTTCCCAGGTTTGGGAATTAAAGTCACATGGAGCCCTCCTCCACTAACCTGGAGAACACCCCGGGTAGAAACCCGGTTAGAGGCTGCTCCAGGCATTTATAAAATTCGTAGCTGAAACCGTcgggtcccggggctttaagctTTTTGGCGTTCCGAATGGCTTTCCGTACTTCCTCAGGTGTGATAGGCTCATTGAGCCATCGCTGTTGCGCTACTGTAATCGAGGGGAGCGGTACCCGTGAGGAAAAGTCCTCCCATCTCTCCCTATTCCAACCTCCGGCTTGATATAGAGTAGCGAAATAGTCTTGAAAGGTCGCCAGAATATCTGGAGTGCTGTTAACTATTCGCCCTGCCCGAGTTCGTAGGGCTGACACATGGCGTGACCCTCCCACAGACCTCACCAGAGACGCTAACATTTTCCCTGTCCGATTTCCATATTGATAAAGTTTAAAGCGATAGTATTGGACACTTTTTTTTGCCCTCTGATGTAACAACGAGTTTATCGCTGTCTGCAAAGAGACATACAAAGTACGCTGGCGCCCTGAGGGGCATGATCGGATATCAGGACATCCTCAATCTCAGCTGATATAATCTGAGAAAAGCAAGAGGCACtcacaaaaaaataatcaatgcaCGATTGGGACACGTGCGACCGCGCAACATGGGAGAATTCTTTATCAAATGGATGGAGTGTCCTCCACGCATCCACCAGATGCAAAGCAGTTTCTAACGCCCGCAGATCCTTACTCGGGGGCCCACTATGAGGCAGGGGCGAGATCCTATCCCAGGCTGGGTCTTTCAAGGCGTTAAAATCCCCACCCACCACCAGATGTTTATCCACATATGGAAGAAGCACCCGTCCTAAGGTTTGATAAAAGGGAGCTTGTTGAGAATTAGGCGCATACACACAGCAGAACACCAGGGGGGTATGATAAAACTCAGCCTCCAAAATTAGATATCTCCCATTGGGGTCCTTCAGTACATAGGATACGTGAAAGGGGATATTCTTTCGCACCAGGatcgccacgcccccagacctggAGGTCGTCGATGCAAAATGCACTTCGCCCACCCAGCCCTGCCGCAACTTGGCATGTTCGCCATCAGTTAAATGAGTTTCTTGAAGCATGACGAGATCTGCAGATTTACGTCTCAGGGCTTGTAAGATCTTATACCTTTTAACTGGGGAGTTAATCCCACacacattccatgaaattatttTAGGCCCCGTATTAGCCATTCTCCGGAAGAAAAAAGCGGAGAAAGAAAGTATACTCTAGTTGTGTACATGAAACCGGCCGTCCCAGCAGGACCGGCTCCACCTCCACCTCAAATGAGAACCACCCACCCGTGAATACAAAAATTAGAACTCCTTGCTCCCAAGACCTCGGCACCCTCAAATCTCCAATAACACTAACCCCCCCATCTCCTACCCGTCCCGCCCCacgcccccctcctccctcccaagacccccatcccccccacccgGTCCATTCtcacaaaaacccccacccatgGGATCACGTTGAACGCTAGAAACTCCCAAAGCCCTCCCCCATCTACTGCTAGTGCTCGATCGCCATAGACCACCTTCTAAGTGCCCTTGACCTCCAGTAAGTAATCCCCTAATATTtaagctcggtgtgtgcaagcAAAAATGGTGGTAACAAACAGGTCAACTGTGCAATCTCTATCTCAAAGGTCAACAAACAGGAACAAACCTTTGGAGGGGATGAAATTGCGTTAACTGGGACCATATAATAATTTGGAAGCTCCAAAAGAGGCCTTCTTCCCCCCACACAGGCGAGTAAACAAACATAGACAGTATATCTTCAAGCACCCAACAACATGTGTCCACACACAAACAGTTTGTATGCTATCTTGTTATGAGATGGTTAGGATTTGTGGTGTACTTATatcctttatttgtttttttgttttttttctttttggttggtTCTGTGCACGCCTTTGTGGTCTGTCATCGGGCATACAGTCCTTGCCGATGTACGCGGCTGCTCTCTCACAGTACCATACAAATGTCCCGCAGCCAGAGAGAGGGTAAAGAAATAGCCGAGCCGCGCTCCTTACGAAATAAGGGAATAAACAGGGCGATGAACCAATCGGGTCTCCTGCGTGAAGTATGGATTCGTCGAGTCACACATGTAgcaaacctctactcaaaaaaaaaaaaaatcacatgaacCAACAGTAACTCAGTAGAGGCCTGGGTCCTCCGAACGTGCAATGATGATCAGCCACGAGGCAATCGGAACGGAGCAAAAAAAATGGCCGTCCAGTGTAGTCCCAGATGACAACGctgttgtgttttttctttttttttccccaatgttATCACTGGTAAACCCGTGTCTGGTGGCCCCACCATGAAAAAACTACCCAGAAACCATAACCGAAAAGTAACTTGCTGCTCCGGTAACACGGTCGCAGTGCAGGAGAACCCCTAGGCAGTTATAAGTCAAAAATATTTGGGTAGAACCTCACCTCAAAGATACTCAAGAGGGGGCGGGGGAGCCACCGGGCTCTCGCTGAAGTTTGGCGATGTAGGTACGCAGCTCCCCCACATCTGTGAACCAGCAAGGCCCCGCCGGTGCCGCCACTCTCACCTTCGCCGGATAGACGATGACCGCCCTTTGGCCCAGGTTATGCAGCTGGGTACAAAGGGGTGCCAGTTCTCGGCGCCAGGCTGACAAGGCGACCGAGAAATCCTGGAAGACCAAGATTTTCTGGCCCTCGAAGCGCAGGCAAGTCCCTTTCCGCAATGCTTGAAGGATGTCCATCTTATgtacataatttaaaattttcGCGATGACAACGCGGGGTTTGTCCGTTGGCGCCTTTTTCTTACCGAGCCGGTGCGCTCTCTCTATGCGAAGCGGGCCTCCCGTCTGGCTGAGGGAGAGCTCCTGGGTGAGCCAGCGTTCCAGAAAGCTGGGCAACTCCTGGTCTGCCACCGATTCTGGGAGACCCACGAACCTCAAATTCGACCGGCgggacctattttcaaggtcctccagTCTCTCGGTATGGAGGGCTAGCTCCGCCTTCATCTTCTCCACATCGGACCGCGTGGTACGGAGGCCATCTTCCGCGTCTGATATCCGCTGCTCCGCTTCGTCAAAACGCCTCTCATAGCCCGCCATAGAGGAGGTAAGGTCTTCTATTTGGGTAGATAACTTTTGAAATTCGGGTTGCAATGCTGCAACTACCGCTACCTGCACCTCGGCCCAGTTAGCCGGCACCTGGGATTCCAGCGCCCCGCCCTCCACCTCCATATTGCTATCAGGAGGCCGCTGGCGTTCTTTCGtattttctttgtctttcttcGCGAATCTCGTCGACATTTTCCCCTCCGCTGGGTCCTGGCAACAAACTTTATACAGGCGCAGCAACGGGAGGTGATCTGAGTCCAATTATCAAGGTAGATGGGGTCGGAAGCTTTCCCGAGGAGCTCCCGAGGAAAAGCTACATCCGCCTTCCCTCAAGGCGTCACGTGATCTCCCGATATCTTTAATTAACCTCGATCTTAAGATCCTGGCCAGGGTACTGGCAGCCCGCTTAAATGGGGTTCTTCCTGGTTTAGTACATAATGATCAGGTGGGCTTCGTACCGGGGCGCTTAGCGGCCGATAATGTCCGCAGGATAGTTGACATAGTAGACATGGTTCACAGGCATAACTTGCCCTCAGTGGTTTTAGCATTGGAcgctgaaaaagctttcgatCTTGTCCATTGGGAGTTCTTATTCCAGTCGCTGCAGGCGATGGGGTTTGGGTCGCCCTTTATTTCTCTGCTATGTAAACTTTACGAGAACCCGGCAGCCAGGGTGAAAGTTAATGGTAGCTATGGAAACCCTTTTCCAATCAAGAGAGGGACCAGGCAAGGCTGCCCACTTTCTCCTTTGCTTTTCGCATTATTTCTAGAACCCTTTGCAATAAGGATTAGGGGGGCTGCAGCAATTCACGGGGTGCAGGTGAGGAATGACCATTTTAAgatttctcttttcgctgatgacattatGTTTACCCTCACCGACCCAGACCGGTCGCTGGAAGGGCTTCTAGGGGAATTAGATACGTTTACAGCGGTATCGGGGATGAAAATCAATTTcgacaaatcagagatacttaaTTTGACACTGCCTCCTCAGTTAGCCACCGAGCTACAACAACgttttccctttaaatgggcccCTTCCTCTCTTAAGTATTTGAGGGTTCGAATAGGATCGCATAATAAACAGCTTTATGACTTGAACTACCGCCCGCTTACCAAGAACATTGGCGGTAATTTAGACCAGTGGATGGACAATGCTCATTCCTGGTTGGGAAGGCTGGCTATTGTTAAAATGAATATACTTCCACGTTTTTTATACTTCTTCACCACTATACCGATTTTTATTCCCTCCCAGCAGCTCAAGCAATGGCAACAGCTTTTATGCAGTTTTATCTGGCGTAGACGTCCGCCAAGGATTGCGAGGGCCACATTGTATCAACCCAAGGCTAGGGGGGGGTCTTCACCTTCCCAATCTGGAATGGTATTACTGCGCAGCGCAATTGCGTGCACTAGTAGCAATACATAGCACCCACGATAGACCCCAGTGGGTACGACTGGAGCAGGCCCAGATCGGTTCCTTTCCCATAGATGCGCTCCCTTGGCAACCTCCAGCACGGTGGTCTAAGACCTTGACTATCCCGTTCGCACTACGCACAACGCTGAGGGTGTGGCGGCGGTGGCATACCACTATGGTGGGCACTGAACCCTATTCTTTGATGACGCATATTTTCACACACCTTACTGTTGGGGGTCATGAACATACCAGGTCACAATATCTATGGGAGAAAGCTGGAATATTCAGGGTGGGACATGTGTTCCAACAGGAGGCCCTGCTGACCAAGGACCAGTTATGTGATAAATATGCCCTAGACAGCATGGACTTCCTTTTGTATGCTAAAGTCTCCCATTTTGTCTGTAAGGGGCTGCGGGAGGGTACACTGCGAACGAGGAACACCCTATTTGAAACGTACTGCAAGAATGCCTCTTCCATTCAAGGAGTTATATCCAAAATATACGCTCTTATTAGTGGTCGCCGATAAGGGGTACAACGACATAGAACACTATGGGAGGCAGACCATCAGGTTCCACAAGAAGACGCAGACTGGGAAAAAATATACTTAGCCGCTGCTAAATGATCTATCTCAGCTGGTCTCCAGGAAAATTGCTATAAGCTGATATATCGGTGGCACAGAACACCTGAGGCCCTCCATAAATTTGTACCATCGATCCCTGATgtttgttggaggggatgtggtgaCAAGGGCACTTATTATCACATCTAGTGGGATTGCCCGAGGGTCAAGGACTGTTGGTCGCAGGTTATAGACTGGGTGAGTCGGCTTTTACCTGCTCCCCCTCGGATTCGTCCCTGTCATGCCTTGCTTGGTCTCCCTGACGAcgacactcccaaacacacacagcaTTTGCTTTTACAAGTCTTTATTGCAACACGGGCAGAGATCGCATTACATTGGAAGAGGGATCACGCTCCCTCCTTGGCACATGTCCATAAACGCATACATTCATACTACCACCTGGGTCGGTTGACAGCTGTGCATCGGGATCGAATTGGAGCTTTTCACAAAGTTTGGGAACCATATAGTGCTTGGTTACagactcagggtgaggtttgctCTTCACCCACGCCTTAAATCCTTGCTTGCCTGATGGAGCCTTTTTCTGTGCTCTCATTTAGGTAACGCATCAAGTATACACATGTGGGTTATTGATACACCTTCCCTACATCAGGGGTACGTGGTCCCTTCCGATCTCTGTCACAGGTCTGTCCAGCGGTGTCTCCTAACCGAGCACCGCTGTAGTCTGACCTCTCCTGTCCTCTTATGCCCTCGTTTGTCCTCTTTTGATCACTTTTGTTCTCTCCTTCTCTGCTGAAATCCTTGCTGAGGTACCACTGGCTTCCTTACTTCACGATAGTAGCGAATATGACCATGTGGGTGGGTGGGATAACGGGATGGGTGGGGATATTTCTTTCCTCAATCTTATTAAAACTTTGGTGACTCTTTGTTACAATCAGTACTACATGTATCGCTCTCCTGTACTGTAGAAAACTGGATTTATCAGTGTGCCTATTAACTTTTAATGTTATACCTGTTGTATATGTTCTTCTTGGTTGCCAATAAAAAAttgcttaaacaaaaaaaaaaaaaaagattaatggggcaggagagatggaGGAGACTGCTGGGTGAAAGTGGCCCTGACTGAGTCTGATATTAGTCTCCCCAATTCACTGCTAATGCCCCCTTAGCACTCGCATTGTGTGAAAGGGAATTTCCTGCTGGAGTCCATGGGGAGTTCTATGCACAGGGAGCGTCTCGATGCATCAGACACGTGGCACTCAGTATAATTCAAACAGTATCCTTCTGGCACAGTTTCTTGGTCTTTGATTGCATCATTTGTTAAGTCATCACGTGTCACCTGTGTGCATTTTCAGGCATGGTGAGAGGCGAGCGTTCCTTATGAAGCATCTTCTACATTTATtgcatgagaatggtctctctcggGGCAGGGTCTCCATATGTGTTTGTTTGTGCAGAGCTTTATCAGAATGAACCTCATTTGTATGCCAGGATTTATTGAGGATGATCTCATGTCTCCCCTGCGTGGATTTTCATGTGTCTTCTGTGAGAATGTTTTATTACACTCATTATATGAAAAAGGTCTCATCTGTTTAAACTTTCCTGTGCAAGATTAATGTAAACTTAGCAAGGAAGGTTTTCCTCCACTCAGGACTCCAGTGTGGACTTTCTGGTGTCGTGAGAGCTCAGACTCCCTAATGtacattttccacattcagtacatgagaatgatCTCTCTCCTGTATGGATATTCTGGTgggagattagtatatagttattaatgaaggttttatCACACTCGGTACAAGACAGtggtctctctccagtgtggattttctggtgtgagattagtatatatttactaatgaaggttttctcacactcagtacaagacaatggtctctctcctgtgtggattttctggtgtgagattagtatatagttactAATGAAGCTTtactcacactcagtacaagacaatggccTCTCCTGTGCCCTGGAAGAGcaggaagtaataaaataaaatttagggaaaggtagattaggtttaggggtgggggggagaggagacgGGTAGAGGGAAGAAgtgtaggtagggggatagggaattCTCTCCCACTTCGCTCCTTAATaaactgggagggaaggggggaaggcctGATAGCGTCGCCGGACATATATTACATAgtttgcaactccaacattactctctgaaTTAACGGTACTGAGGCAAATCcaccattactctctgcatcaatggtactgatgcaattccaacattactctctgcatcaatggcaaagggagtggcaggaaattggaatcaagcagttaccaacaagggccctgaatatGGCaatcggtgaaacagataagtatgggaaaataagtgtgagagcttgctagGAAgagtggatgggccgtttggtatttttctgcagtcatttctctcccttgtggattctcatgtgatgTTTGAGGGTATTCTTCAcactgaatcttttattacattcagtacatgagaatggttgctcccctgtgtggattctcatgtgacctGTGAGGGCACTCTTCTcaatgaatcttttattacattcagtacatgagaatggtcgctcacctgtgtggattctcatgtgacctGTGAGGGTACTCTTCTcaatgaatcttttattacattcagtacatgagaatggttgctcacctgtgtggattctcatgtgtcttgTGAGGTCACCCTTcaaagtgaatcttttattacattcagtacatgagaatggtcgctcccctgtgtgaactctcatgtgttttgtgaggtcACCCTTcaaagtgaatcttttattacattcagtacatgagaatggtcgctcccctgtgtggattctcatgtgacttgtgagggcactcttctcaatgaatcttttattacattcagtacatgagaatggttgctcacctgtgtggattctcatgtgacttgtgagggtaCTCTTCAcactgaatcttttattacattcagtacatgagaatggtcgctcacctgtgtggattctcatgtgacctGTGAGGGCACTCTTCTcaatgaatcttttattacattcagtacatgagaatggtcgctcacctgtgtggattctcatgtgacctGTGAGGGTACTCTTCTcaatgaatcttttattacattcagtacatgagaatggttgctcacctgtgtggattctcatgtgtcttgTGAGGTCACCCTTcaaagtgaatcttttattacattcagtacatgagaatggtcgctcccctgtgtgaactctcatgtgttttgtgaggtcACCCTTcaaagtgaatcttttattacattcagtacatgagaatggtcgctcccctgtgtggattctcatgtgacttgtgagggcactcttctcaatgaatcttttattacattcagtacatgagaatggttgctcacctgtgtggattctcatgtgacttgtgagggtaCTCTTCAcactgaatcttttattacattcagtacatgagaatggtcgctcacctgtgtggattctcatgtgaccggtgagggcactcttcacatggaagcttttattacattcagtacatgagaatggttgctCCCCTGTGTGAACTCTCATGTGACCTGTGAGGTCACTCTTCAaaatgaatcttttattacattcagtacatgagaatggtcgctcacctgtgtggattctcatgtgacttttgagggcacccttctcaatgaatcttttattacattcagtacatgagaatggtcgctcccctgtgtggattcttatgtgttttgtgagggcactcttcacactgaatcttttattacattcagtacatgagaatggttgctcacctgtgtggattctcatgtgacgtGGGAGGGCacccttcacagggaagcttttattacattcagtacatgagaatggtcgctcccctgtgtggattctcatgtgacttgtgagggtactcttcacagggaagcttttattacattcagtacatgagaatgatcgctcccctgtgtgaattctcatgtgttttgtgaggtcACCCTTcaaagtgaatcttttattacattcagtacatgagaatggtcgctcccctgtgtggattctcatgtgacttgtgagggcactcttcacagggaagcttttattacattcactacatgagaatagtccCTCACCGGTGTGgcttctcatgtgacttgtgagggtgCCCTTCAccgtgaatcttttattacattcactacatgagaatggtctttCACCTGTATGGATGCGGTGGTGCAACATTAGTATACTCTTTTGAGTAAAGGTTTTCCCACACTCCATGCAGGTAAACGGTTTGTTTTGAGTGTGGAGATGCTGGCGATGGGTGAAGTTTTtgtttcttaaaaaatattttccaccTTTACTGCATGAGAATGGTCGTGCTCCGGTGTGGATTGTGTGTTGTAATTTTAGTTTATACTTACTAATTAAACTTTTCCTCCTTTTACTGCAGGGTAAGGGGTGCTCTGGTTTATGTATGTTTAGGTGcacttttagatttttcttctgCCTGAAGGTTTTGCCACATTTGTTACAAAGAAATAGTGTGTGgagggggtgggatttctggtgcaATAGTAAATGCGATTCCTTACCAAAGCTTTTACCACAGAAGTCACAcagaaaggatttcttccctttcccctccctctggtGAAGGTCAGAAGTATTTTGATCACTGTTAGTGCTCTGGAAGGGTCTCTCTGTGCTCACATGTCTCTGGTGCTCAGGGATGACTTTGACCTCCATCTCACATGCAGTGTCTCCATCCTGTGAGCCTCCtgcagggtctctctgcttctCTGACTCCTGCTGACTAATCCTCGTGATTCTCCTCTCAGTCCCCTGTGAAACATTTTCAAAGACAGTTCCTGATTCTCTTGGGATCAGTCCTTCTTCCATAGGATGTTCTTCTCGAATCTCCTCATTTAGGTGCTGTGTGACCTCATCACTTGCTGGTGATAGAAGACGACATTAATCATGCATTAGTGACCATGTAAATGGATCTGGGTTTTGGATCCTATAATCACTGCTCTGGCAGTGTCGCACAGTGAAAGAGCTGCACATTTTTGACCAACCACTGGTGACCATGAAAAACATCTAACAATGGGGTTTGCACCAAAAGCCTTATGAGATGagctcctaaatatgtataacagaggagaggagaaagggggaaatatgatagagacacttACATACCTGAAAGGTAATAATGCTCAAGAAGTAAACTTcttttgaatggaaaataatttatAGAGCAAAGGTCATGATATAAAGTTCCAAGGGGGGAGATATTTTTTGTTCATAGAaaatgtggtggatgcctggaattaccTCATGGAAGTGTTGGAGATGAAAACTGtaatagaatataaaaaataacagcgggataaacacagaagcgagagatggagagaatgagagataaGAAGTCAGGAATATAAGCAGCTTGCTGAAAACAGAGCGGATACAACAAGGACACACACAAGTTCATGTTGCAGGTCTTTATTGCAGCTAGATCGGAAATTGCGTTACACTGGAAAGACAATGCCGTCCCAAGCTTAGCTAAGATTCAACACAGGCTTCATACATATTATCAACTTGGGAAACTTACTGCGGTCCATCAAGATCGTGTTGGTGCGTTTGGTAAAAACTGGGGGCCTTATACAGTAAGGCTCGACAATCAAGCTCATCCCAACACTTGAATGCATATGTGCGCTGATAAGCTATTTCAGGTCTTGTAGCTTTTACCGATTCCCTGTATCTTTCTTTTGTTGCAATCTTTTATTGTATCAATATTCTTTATCATGTCCAGGTGTTCCATATTCCTATTATCAATATCATTACCTCTTTTAATACTTACCCAGTTGTatggggggtgggaggtggggttGGGGGCCGATTCTAAAA is from Rhinatrema bivittatum chromosome 2, aRhiBiv1.1, whole genome shotgun sequence and encodes:
- the LOC115083740 gene encoding gastrula zinc finger protein XlCGF57.1-like, producing the protein GERSFSCTECNKSFPVKSTLTSHMRIHTGERPFSCTECNKSFPVKGALPRHMRIHTGEQPFSCTECNKRFSVKSALTKHIRIHTGERPFSCTECNKRFIEKGALKSHMRIHTGERPFSCTECNKRFILKSDLTGHMRVHTGEQPFSCTECNKSFHVKSALTGHMRIHTGERPFSCTECNKRFSVKSTLTSHMRIHTGEQPFSCTECNKRFIEKSALTSHMRIHTGERPFSCTECNKRFTLKGDLTKHMRVHTGERPFSCTECNKRFTLKGDLTRHMRIHTGEQPFSCTECNKRFIEKSTLTGHMRIHTGERPFSCTECNKRFIEKSALTGHMRIHTGERPFSCTECNKRFSVKSTLTSHMRIHTGEQPFSCTECNKRFIEKSALTSHMRIHTGERPFSCTECNKRFTLKGDLTKHMRVHTGERPFSCTECNKRFTLKGDLTRHMRIHTGEQPFSCTECNKRFIEKSTLTGHMRIHTGERPFSCTECNKRFIEKSALTGHMRIHTGEQPFSCTECNKRFSVKNTLKHHMRIHKGEK